Proteins from a genomic interval of Candidatus Neomarinimicrobiota bacterium:
- a CDS encoding IS1595 family transposase encodes MTMRNKYVKRSHISEKKFRQLVKLFSLDLNAV; translated from the coding sequence ATGACAATGAGAAACAAGTATGTTAAGCGTTCCCATATTTCTGAGAAGAAATTTAGACAGTTGGTTAAGCTGTTTTCTTTGGATCTGAACGCAGT